GGAACCTTCAGAAAAACTTGACGATTCAGGGAAGGCAATACTAAGCATGAGCgttgagattttttttttgaggaaagaGTGCTGAGCATTTTTGTAGAGTGTTTATCATCTGATTAATGTCCATCTGTTAATATACTAGTCTGAAGGCTGATGCTATATTTGCATCAGTTGGCTAAGAAAAAGACTTGTTTGTGATTTACTGGCACATGTTTATCGTCCATTGCACTTAATGGCCATGTTAGGTGTAACTGGGGGAGCATTAGTTGTCTGAAAAAAGTTTCAGCTGTATGATACGGGAGGATTTCAGTGAGAGCTTAATGAGAGCGCTGCATATGTTGGCAGTATCCCGCTTCTTTCATTTACAGGTCCTCCAACACCTTGGATGTATCAGTGAGACTCGAGTAGGACAGCACCGTGTGGTTATCCTGTCATAACCTCATTACTTCATTGTCCTAAACATGGCACTCTTTTCTTATTCAAGACACCAGGTATTTCTAAGCACCTCTCTTTTTCCTTTCCTTGGTTCAATTTTTTATATATAGACTGACTGAAACCCTGCTATTTTATTTAAATTAGCTTGATTACAGTAGATGGAAAATGCTGTTTTTGATCTTTTACTACTTCTTGCTTTAGTTATCATCTATGCATAACTCCTCAAGACTCGCCTCCGTTAATCTAAACATTGTACTTATGCTATTGTGCCGTGATGATGTATAGTCGCAGTTGAGAACCGTCCTACTAGTTTAGGATTTAGTGAAGTGGAACTAAATTGCTGTGTTAGGCTAGCATTAATTTCATTTCTTGCCAAATAATTTGCATAAAGAATACGTACCATAAAGTGCTAGATCTTATTCATGATGAAGCTAACATAACATACAGCAGTGGATTACCAACTACCAAGTGAAACTGAAAGACTAAAGTCAAACATAAGACACAAGCGAAGCGAGCTAACATTGTCACACTTGAAACCCTAAGGTTTAACATTTGAAACCCTGTGGAAGGGACTGTCCGCATCCACTTAGCAGGTAAATTAGAGGAACATTTACCTTAACCTTGACAAGTCCGAACACACTGGCCTTGAGCGCGTTGCATAGACACTGAGCAGCCTGAACTTCTGTCATGCTGTTCACTAGTGTACAACACTGTGGGCTAGGCATAACACACACCCCAAAACTCTGAATGTCTGTCTCACAGTTTGCTTTTTTGGTTGAAGGCGGAGCGTGTGTGACATTGCTTAAAGGTGGAGAGATTGTGACATTCCTTGATGGCGGAGAGTATGTAGTATTACAAGATGAGGTACATGTGAAGCACATGATATACAAAAGAACAGTCAGGGCAGTTGTTTTTGAGCTTCTGAAATCCATCTTGATTACAAGATTTCCTGGAGTATTCCTGGTGTAAACAAGGTATATATATAGTGAAAAATGTTGggaattattattaattttattttttttggatgAGTGGGGTCATCTAGGTTTCTGTAGTTAATATTGACTGACCGGGTAAGGGAATGGCTGATTCTGCTAGTGTGATTTCACTTAAGTGTGGTCAGACATAATCCCCAAAACGTTAGTGCATATGATGCTATGTTATTTAGACTCGGGTGTGGGTACATTTAGCCATTCTGGTATCGTTACTgaaaattattattaaaacgtTTGTGCATATGATGCTATGCTATCGTTACTGAAAATTAGTACATTTAGCCATTCTGGTAGCGCCCTAACACTTTCTGGTTACTGTTGTTTACCGGAGAAGTACCTGGCTGCTTAGCATCAACCTCTGGGGTTCTGTCTATTTTGCTTCTTAGATGCCGCCAAAGGTATGAGTAACTACTATCAGTCTATTACCAAACGAATAACTTCCACACCTCGACGCCCGTATGATTCTTTtctattgtgattgtgattgaatAAGTTAGTTTATGAACATGAAACAAGTTAACAACTTGATGCAAAGTTATGGGATTTTTCAAAATCATTGGATATTTGCTTAGATTATGAAATTGACAAATCCCAACTTTCTGATAATGGTTAAAACTACAATTTAGAAGGGGATGCTCTCAAACATGACCGGAGTGTACGTCTAGAACCTTAATCCTGGGACTACAACTCTGCGGGTCCTGATATGGATTCACAAAATAGCATGGACTTATGTTTTCAAACCCTAATAGGGTTCATGATGACCCAAATTGTGACATAGTTGTAATCCACGGTGGTACCTTTTTCGATAATAATCTTTTTTGGTAGAACATGCAGATGAATTGTAGATTGAGGTAGGTGAAATATTCACATTGAACAATCTTGTAGTTTGAAGATCTGGTAGACTGGTAGACAGTGGGGGGCTTAGTAAATGTTATTGGAAGTGGCTGCCTAATTAATCTTGCTTGCATTTATTTTTCCATCTTCATGAAACTGCAAAATTGAAAGAGGTAGACCACTGAAGTACTAGATCCAGTCTTTATGGAAGGCTTAACAAGAGCAATAACATTACTGGAACCTAGTTGTATTATAGAGTAATTTACTTTTGTCAtgattgtttagtttagttttagacACAACCATTAAATGTGATTGTGGTGGCTTTGTCGGGGGAACCGGGGTATTGATCTTTAAGATATTAGATAGACTAGGCGGTTTTTGGGTCTATGAGACTATGACCAGCAAGGTGAGTCGTAGACTCCATACTAACTTCGAGGAGTACTTCCATGCTCTGTTTCTTGACTGAAATGGTATCTAAAGCATTGATGACAATAATGCTGGACGACAAGCATGTTTTGACCTCTGAGCCTGCTTCGCTTTCCTTTCTGGCTTCACTATTGAAGGCAACTAGAAATTACCCGAGCAAAGGGAAACACTACTTATACAGCTCAGCTGCTGTATGTTAATGGTCCCATTTTTCTTGCAGCTGGCGTTTTATCTCATCTAACTACGGATTATTATAGTTTCCTAAAAGCACTGCCATGGCCTTAAATGTCGGTTTTTGTCTTCGTCTTGCAATTGCTTCTGCAACCTTCTGATCTCCGTCGTTCCACCATAAATGTGGCTGGTATTGTCTAAAATATAGTTGTGTTAACCTTTAACACCTGTATAACTTGGTCAAGGTGATGTCCTAATGCCCATATTTAACATTCCAGCATAAACCACTTGGCAATAGAACAACATTACCTTAGTGGTTCTTGCAAATTGCGGGATAAGGAGGGTTCatatgtacgcagccttacccttatGTTAGCAACACGAAGTAACAtttgtttttgtatgttcatTCTTTTGTTTTCACTTATATAATCTCGCTTTCATGTTTGGCTGCATTTCATCTGCAACTGAGGTTATGACTTGCGACTGTATATTCCTACCCTTGTTCAATTGGCTACTATTCATACTGGTGATATAGTCATGAGGTATGGAGCAGAGGCGTATCCACGGGGGTGCAGTGGGTGCGTCTGCATCCCCCATTATTTTAGATACATATACATATTAGTTACAGAACTCCGCCGGTGAGTGTTTTCGGGCATTCGCTGCCGGTCCCAAGCCCGGATAAAGGAGGAGGGTTGCGGTAGGTCTGTGGCAGCCAGCATAAAAACttagtcacattttatggacatgaatcggaatttgaacatcgttggggcgtctcctcagaagcgacgcgctgcacttcttagacccgggtgtagtgaaaagtatgtgagggttgctaggtcgtcgcccggaagcgacgcgccatctttacatctgggggtggtgtcaaatagacaagggtgcgctacatcttctagacccgggtgtagtgaaaaatatgcaagggttgttaggtcgttgcccaaaagcggcgcgccacctcgaagtatgggtgtggtgtcaaataggtttggatctaggaagcatggtcaagagcgggtaaagaaatcaggacatgactttaggaagggtagtaggttacggtttggtacttggaatgtcggctctttgacagggagattagctgaggtaggggaggttatgaaaaggaggagagtgcatataatgtgtttacaagagacaaagtgggtcggagataaagcaagagtgatagcgccttggggttataagctttggtacacgggtaaagacaaaagtcgtaatggagtgggtattgtcattgataaagattacattgatgatgtggtagaagtatcgagaaagagtgataggattatgagtattaagcttgtagtcggggatgaggtggtgacggttataagtgcttacgcacctcaagtaggtttggatgcttctttacgacgagccttctgggaagatttggaagaggttgtagaacgagtccctattggagagaaattgatcattggtggtgacctcaatgggcatgtgggtactagtagagttggctttgagaacattcatgggggttttgggttcggggagagaaatgaagcaggaagtgacatattggattttgctttggcatatgacttaggtataatgaacacttggttcgagaaaagacattctcatttggtgacttatagaagtggaggtaatgctagtcaaattgacttctttttggtaaggaatgtgtggaggaaagagtacaccgattgcaaggtcatacccggggaaagtgccgcaacacaacatagactagtggttcttgattttcggggtaagagagacttgaggaagagaaagataatcggtgaggcacggatcaagtggtggaagctacaagggggaaaccaacaagcgttcttggataaggttggaagtagcgatatttggtcggattgcgaagagaaagatattgatgcaacatgggataaattggagcatgttgtaaaggatttggcgagggaggtgttaggggaatctaaagggaatagaccatcaagtaaggacacatcttggtggaacgatgtggtgagacaagcgataaagactaaacgtgaatgctataaggttctggggaaatgcatgagtgacgagaactttgaaaagtacaaggaggctagacgagccgctaaaaaggccgtacgggatgcgagggcaaaagttaaccaagaagtgtatgcgaggttggacacgagagaaggagagaaggatatctataaactggctcgcataagagaccgaaagacgagagatattgggagagttaggtgtgtgaaagatatggacgacaaggttctggttcaggataacgagataaaggctagatggagttcttactttgataatttattcaatggacatcaggaacaaggttttggggatgtagaggtaacaccgagcatggttaatcgggaatttgtgcgtagaatacaaaagagtgaagttagaaaggcgttaaggaagatggggtcaaaaagcgagagggaccggatggtatacccatagaagtcctggaggtgcttcggggagaaagggattgaatgggtaaccatgctcttcaacaagatttggaggagcaacaagatgccatcggcttgaaggaaaagcactcttgtccctttgtacaagaacaaaggtgatgtccaagagtgttccaattatcgggaaattaaacttatgagtcatacaatgaagttgtgggagcgggtaatcgagcaaagacttaggagatatgtagacatctcggaaaaccaatttggatttatgcccgggagatcgactatggatgcgatttttatcatgagacagatgatggaataccatcgggacaagaagaaggatttgcatatggtttttattgacttggaaaaggcatatgatagggtaccaagagaagtactttggtgggctttggcgagaaagggtgtgtcgcgaaaatatattgacctcataaaggacatgtatgagggggctagtgcaagtgttcgcactaatgttgggagaacggaagaatttcctattaccattgggtgcatcaaggttccgcacttagtccttttctctttgctatagttatggatgagttgacaagggatattcgggacgacatcccttggtgtatgatgtttgttgatgatattgtgttgattgatgagacaaaagaggggtggagagaaagttggaattgtggaggcagactttagagactcgtgggttcaaaGCAAGCgggagtaagaccgagtatttgaggtgtcggttcactaaggtggcggggttgagatcgacagaggcggggagtattattttcgatgggaatgttgttgagggttcggatttcttcagatatctaggatctattattcaaaaagatggggagttagacggagatgtggctcacagaattaaagcgggatggttgaaatggaagagtgcttggggggtttctatgcgataaagatatgccccaaagattaaaggaaaaatttatcgcacggcaattaggtctgccctactttacggctccgagtgttgggccgtgaaacattgtcacattcaaaagatgagtgtggcggagatgcgcatgttgaggtggatgtgcggacatacgaggaaagatcggttaaggaatgaggtgattagggaaaaggtaaaagtggcgccaatagaagacaagatgatggaaaaccgactaagatggtttggccatgtgagaaggagaccatGGACGCACCTTTgggttaggaggctggagacttggaaagagaaaaaggtccctagaggcgagaggaaggaagaccgagacagacatggttgagagtgatagaaaGACGATATGAGAGCCGGGGGCTTGAGAGAGTATGGTGACAGAGAGAGGGCACAATGGAtgggaaatgatacatgtggatttttagtatttgatatttttttgacagacttagtgtttttttatttatttgatttaaagaaattaatttatttatttttctctcctttattacacactttttcaacaaccactttcttatacattttacctggttcattccggatccttaactctatttcggtttttaaaaatcgttttaatcttttctctcgatttaaattttaagtttttataaaaaaaaagacggaattcgattttaaaaccccttagttcaccttgactttacattacattttcgttctccctttttgtttttcatcttccctttttattcgcattttgaggcgtgcgttcacccatggacggttcgaaaggatgattcatgtcagccgaccccaaatcattttgggattaaggctctgatgttgttgttgttgttgtatacatATTAGTTACAGATAATGTCATGTTAATTGTTGTGTCTCAGTGGTTGAGAACCTGCTTTCTTATCCACAAGATTATTGTCCAAGAACAATACTACAGGGAATACAGTTGATCTTGGTAATTAGACTGATTAAGTGTTAGGGTCTTATGCACCTTACTTCGTTAGTTGTCTGCGGAAGTCGCAGCAGTAAGATAACAGATGATGAGAGGATCGTAGTTGCCTGGATCTGACATTCTGAATCGAATACTTGTTGTGAAATGATGAATATGTTGACATTCTGGTTTTTCCCTCTGCAGGTCCTCCGACACCTTGGCCGTGCTAGTGAAACTTGAGTTGGACATTACAGAGTGATTATTTTTTCAAGACCACAGTAATTAATTGCTGGCCTTAAATTTGTCTACTTGGGTCTCTTTTCTTATCCAAGACATCAGGTATTTCTGAGCCCTTTTTTGGTACTTCCCTTGGCTTTGTATTTATTTATACTGATTGAGATCAGACTGTACTGTTTTAGTCAATTTCCGGAGACATTATCTTGGATCCGTTAAATGACATATGCTGCTTGACTCATTGTTTTTTCGCTAAGAGAATAGGAACTGAGAAAAACATTTACATTTTACTTGTTTCGATTTTGTTGTAATTTGCCAAAAGCATTTGTACGCTTCTTGATGTGTAGATGCAGTAAAGATGTCTACGATCATCGTGTGAGTTGGCAATTCATTACATTTTCCGATTTCCCTGTTAGATTGCTTACGCAACTTTAGGACTCAGTAATGTGGACACAAAATTGATGTTAGGTTAGCGTTATTGTCATTCCTCGCTGAATCACTTGcataaaacaaaatatatacctTGCCTAGTTGCAGCATAATTGTATAAACAAAGTGATAGATTTTATTTGTAATAATCCCAACATAACGCACAAGATTGTATTCCAAACTTCTGAAGTTTTAAAGCCAAAGTCCAACAAAGCGCACACGCAAGACACACACACACAGTAACACATAGTAGTGTTTAAGTCGGTCTTCATTTTGTCCTCGTAAGGTTAACATTCGAGATCCTTTGGAACCTTGATTCCACATCCTTTATGAGCAGCGGCTAGAGCAGCGGTTAACTGATCCTTGTCAAGATCCAATGCCTTGACCTTCAATTCGGCACATACACCTTCTTCAACCTCATCAACATCAACATCCTTCAGTAGAGAACAACATTTTTTGATAGGTACAGCAGTTGCATTTTTGGCAGCTACCAAACTAGCCACTTTTTCACACAGCAACCACGCCGTAATTTCTTCTGGCACTTTTCCACTTTTGCTTGAAGGTAGAGAGTATGGGTCATTATAAGAAGAGATATATGTGAAGCACAAGATGTTCATAAGAACAATTAAGGCAACTGCTTTTGAGCTTCTGAAATCCATCTTCTCTAATGACTTCCACTGGAACTCTTCATAGTGTAAACATGGTATATATAGAGCGAAAAAAGTTGGCATTGGATTCAGTTTTTTGATTGGTAGGGTCATCTAGGTTTTTGTATTTAACACGGAGCGAAAAAACGTCTGTGAGATGCCAAGTGATGAGAACGATGTTTTTACTTTGAAGATCTGGTA
This sequence is a window from Silene latifolia isolate original U9 population chromosome 8, ASM4854445v1, whole genome shotgun sequence. Protein-coding genes within it:
- the LOC141594919 gene encoding putative lipid-binding protein At4g00165 — encoded protein: MDFRSSKTTALTVLLYIMCFTCTSSCNTTYSPPSRNVTISPPLSNVTHAPPSTKKANCETDIQSFGVCVMPSPQCCTLVNSMTEVQAAQCLCNALKASVFGLVKVKVNVPLIYLLSGCGQSLPQGFKC